The sequence TTGGCCGAACGTGGTCGAAAGGACGAAGCGCGGGCCCTGCTCGCCCAGCAGGTTCTTGAGACACGTAACCCTGGACATCCAGACTATGTGCGGAGACTTGCGAATCAACTCAGCGTGGGAAGCCTGGACGGCTAACAACCGGTTGCAGCGGACGGTCCGCTGCGCGGCCCGCCGCTGAACCGGAGCGTTAGGCGCACCAGAACATGGCTTCTCAGAACAACAAGTGGCTCCAACAGGCACTCGCTCCCGCGCTCAAGCAGCGCGGGTTCAAGAAGTCCGGAGCGACTTGGCGGAAGGGGAACGCCGACGCAATCGGAGTTCTCAATCTTCAGGGGAGTCAGTGGGGGCCTTCGTTCTACATCAATCTTGGCGTCTACTTCCGCGCTCTCGGCGACAACGATCACCCGACCGAGTATCACTGTCATGTGCGGACGCGCCTTAGCGAGCTCGTCCCTGACCGGCTCCGGCTCAATGCCCTTGTCGACTTCGAAAATCCGATGGATGATGGCGT comes from Nitrospirota bacterium and encodes:
- a CDS encoding DUF4304 domain-containing protein, translated to MASQNNKWLQQALAPALKQRGFKKSGATWRKGNADAIGVLNLQGSQWGPSFYINLGVYFRALGDNDHPTEYHCHVRTRLSELVPDRLRLNALVDFENPMDDGVRAREIETLIANHGLPWLDSVSTVAGAREYCKSQAPRSPWITREARAFLEAGHGA